GGCGCGGCTGGTGCGGCAGCTTCTGGCGCGACAGGGCCATCGCACTCGGGCCGCTGGTGCGCGTCAGCGCCATCTGCCAGGCGACGGCGGTCTCGGTGAGATCACAGGGCCGCCAGACATCGAGATTGGGGATAAGGCGCAGGCTCGGGAGCTGCTCGATCGGCTGGTGGGTAGGGCCATCCTCGCCCAGCCCGATGGAATCGTGGGTGTAGACGAGGATGCTGCGCACCCCCATCAGGGCCGCCATGCGGATCGCGTTGCGGGCGTAGTCCGAGAACACCAGGAACGTCCCGGCGTAGGGGATGATGCCGCCGTGCAGGCTCATCCCGTTCATGATGGCGGTCATGCCGAACTCGCGAACGCCGTAGGACAGGTAGTTGCCGCCGTCGGCCGCGGCGCTTATCGGCGAGCAGCCCTTCCACCAGGTGTTGTTGGAGCCGGTCAGGTCCGCCGATCCCCCGACCAGTTCGGGCAGGTGCGGACCGAAGCCGTTGAGTACGGCCTGGGAATGCTTGCGGCTTGCGTCGTTGCCGCCCTCTGCCTGGGCTTTTTCGATAAACGCCTGGGCATGTTCCTCGAAATGGGTTGGCAGCTCGCCCGCCATGCGGCGCTCGAAGTCGGCGGCCAGTTCGGGATGGGCCTCGCGGTAGGCGGCAAGGGTCTCCCGCCACCGGGCCTCGGCGGCGTTGCCGCGGGCGCGGGCGTCCCAGCGATCGTAGATGGCGTCGGGGATCTCGAACGGCGCGTGGGTCCAGCCGAGGAATTCACGGCTGGCCTGGATCTCCTCGTCGCCCAGCGGCGCGCCGTGAACACCGTGGGTCCCGCAGGCATTGGGGGCTCCGAAACCGATGGTCGTCTTCGCGCAGATCAGCGATGGCCGGTCGGTGACCGCCCGGGCTGTCTCGATGGCGGCGCGAACCGCCTCGGCGTCATGGCCGTCGACATCCTCGACGACGTGCCAGCCGTAGGCGCGGAAACGTGCGGGCGTGTCGTCGGTAAACCAGTCCCGGACCTTGCCATCAATGGAGATGCCATTGTCGTCGTAGACCGCGACCAGCTTGCCAAGGCCCAGTGTGCCGGCGAGGGAACAGGCCTCGTGGGAGATTCCCTCCATCAGGCAGCCGTCACCGAGAAAGCAGTACGTGTAATGGTCGACCAGCGGATGGCCGGGGCGATTGAACTGGCCGGCGAGGATATGTTCCGCCAGTGCCATGCCCACCGCGTTGGCCAGCCCCTGCCCCAGCGGGCCGGTGGTCGTCTCGACGCCGGGCGTGTCACCGACTTCCGGATGCCCGGGCGTGCCCGACTCGAGCTGGCGGAAGTTGCGCAGCGCGTCCATGGGCACGTCGTAACCGGTCAGGTGCAGCAGCGAGTAGATCAGCATCGACCCGTGACCGTTGGAGAGCACGAACCGGTCGCGGTCGGGCCAGTACGGGTTGGCCGGATTGTGCCGGACGAAATCATTCCAGAGGACTTCGGCGATGTCCGCCATTCCCATGGGAGCGCCCGGGTGACCGGACTGGGCGGACTGGACGGCGTCCATGGAAAGGGCGCGGATGGCATTCGCGAGGTCGCGACGAGTGGGCATGGGGCGGATTCTCCGGCGCAGAGGCTTTGGATTAAAGGCTTCAATTCTCCAGAACTTCCCGCATGCAGGCAACCAACGGTACACTTCGCGCTCGTATATAGCGTCCTCATCACAGGGAGCCAGCAACCAGGCATGGGCAGTCAGTACCTATTCACATCGGAATCGGTCTCGGAAGGCCATCCGGACAAGGTCGCCGACCAGATTTCCGACGCCATCCTCGATGCAATCCTCCGCGACGACCCCGCGGCGCGTGTCGCCTGCGAGACCATGGTCAAGACGGGCATGGTCATCGTCGCCGGCGAGATCACCACCTCGGCCTGGATCGACCTGGAAGACTTGGTGCGTCGCCGCATCGTGGACATCGGTTATGACAGTGCCGAGGTGGGCTTCGATGGCGCGACCTGCGCGGTATTGAACGCGATCGGCAAGCAGAGCCCGGATATCAACCAGGGCGTGGATCGCGAGTCGCCCGAGGAGCAGGGGGCCGGCGACCAGGGCATGATGTTCGGTTATGCCTGCCGCGAGACCGACGTTCTGATGCCCGCACCGATTACCTACGCCCACCGGCTCGTCAAGCGGCATAGCACGGTGCGGCGCAGCGGTGTACTGCCCTGGCTGCGGCCCGATGCCAAGTCACAGGTCAGCTTTGTCTACGAGGACGGCAAGCCGGTGGCGGTGGATACGGTCGTGCTGTCGAGCCAGCATGACGATAGCGTCTCGCAGGCGGACCTGCAGGAGGCGATCCTCGAGGAGGTCATCCGCCCGGTCATCCCGGCCGACTGGATCAGCGACCGGACCCGGTTTTTCATCAACCCCACCGGTCAGTTCGTGATCGGCGGGCCGGTTGGCGACTGCGGGCTCACCGGGCGCAAGATCATCGTCGATACCTACGGCGGTATGGCCCGGCACGGCGGCGGGGCCTTCTCCGGCAAGGATCCGTCCAAGGTTGACCGTTCGGCGGCATACGCCTGCCGCTACGTCGCCAAGAACATCGTCGCGGCGGGGCTGGCCGACAAGTGCGAGATCCAGGTGGCGTACGCCATCGGTGTCGCCGAGCCGATGTCGATTTCCATCGATACCTTCGGCACGGGACGCGTCTCGGAGGCACGGCTGGTGGAACTCGTGCGCGAGCATTTCGATCTACGACCGTACGGGATACTGCGGATGCTGGATCTGGTTCGACCCATCTACCTGCCGACCGCGAGTTTCGGCCATTTCGGCCGCGAGGAAGAAACATTCACCTGGGAGCGCACCGATCGGGCCGAGAGCCTGAAAGAGGCTGCCGGGCTGTAGCAACCAACCCGATCGCCCGGGTATCGAGGAGCGCTGCACTGCGCCGGACGCCGGCACAGGAGGCTCGATGCCGGGGTTTTTAATGAACAACGGCGCTCAACCACAACACATGGAGTTAACCCATGAACGCTGTCGTTGAGACGAAGCTTTCCGGATCGATGATCGCCGACGCGAGCCTGGCCCCTTTCGGCCGTCGCGAAATGGACATCGCTGAAACCGAAATGCCCGGCCTGATCGCCCTGCGCGAGAAGTATGCCGGCGAGAAGCCGCTGAAGGGTGCCCGCGTGGCGGGATCCATCCACATGACCATTCAGACGGCGGTACTGATCGAGACCCTCGAGGCGCTCGGTGCCGAGTGCCGCTGGGCGAGCTGCAACATCTACTCGACCCAGGATCATGCCGCGGCGGCCATCGCCGAGAATGGCACTCCGGTGTTCGCTTACAAGGGCGAGTCGCTGGAGGATTACTGGGAGTTCACGCATCGGATCCTGGAGTGGCCCAACGCCGAGCCGAACATGATCCTCGATGATGGTGGCGATGCCACGCTCGCCGTCACCCTGGGTGCCAAGGCCGAGCAGGACCCGTCGGTCCTCGACAACCCGGACAGTAACGAGGAGCGGGCCCTGTTCGCGGCGATCCGCCGGCGTCTGCAGGATAACCCCGGTTTCTACGCCCGCACCCAGGCGGCGATCAGGGGCGTCACCGAGGAGACGACTACCGGTGCCAAGCGCCTCTACGAGATGCAGCAGACCGGCGAGCTCCCCTTCCCCGCGATGAACGTCAACGACTCGGTCACCAAGACGAAGTTCGACAACCTCTATGGCTGCCGCGAGTCGCTGGTGGACGGCCTCAAGCGGGCCACCGACGTCATGATCGCCGGGAAAATCGCGGTGGTGGCCGGATACGGTGACGTCGGCAAGGGCTGTGCGCAGAGCCTCAAGGCCCTGGGTGCCAACGTCTGGGTCACCGAGATCGATCCCATCTGCGCCCTTCAGGCGGCCATGGAGGGCTACCGCGTGGTCACCATGGACGAGGCCGCCGACAAGGGCGACATCTTCTGCAGTGCCACCGGCAACTACAACGTCATCAACCACGACCACATGGTGGCGATGAAGAACGAAGCCATCGTCTGCAACATCGGGCATTTCGACAACGAGATCGACGTGGCCGGCCTGCGCCAGTACGAGTGGGAGAACATCAAGCCGCAGGTGGATCACATCATCTTCCCCGACGGCAAGAAGATCATCCTGCTGGCCGAGGGTCGCCTGATGAACCTGGGCTGCGCCACCGGTCATCCGAGCTTCGTGATGTCGGCGAGCTTCACCAACCAGGTGCTCGCGCAGATGGCGCTGTTCAACAATGACGGTAGCTACGAGAACAAGGTGTACGTCCTGCCGAAGGATCTGGACGAGGAAGTGGCGCGCCTGCACCTCGACAAGATCGGTGCGCAGCTGACGACGCTGCGCGAGGATCAGGCCGACTACATCGGTGTGACCGTCGATGGACCGTTCAAGCCCGAGCACTATCGCTACTGAGCCGTCGACCCGCCTGCATGTGACAGGCATCCCGCCGGTCGGGGAGGCGATGGACCTCCCCGAGACGGCGGTCCGACATATCCAGGCCCGTCGACTGCGAAGCGGTGACGGGCTTGTTCTTTTTGACGGCACGGGGGGTGAGTACATCGCCACCCTTGTCACCCTCGAGCGCCGCCGGGCCCACGCCCGTATCGACCGATTCCTCGACCGCGACGCCGAATCACCGGTTGCCGTCACCCTCCTGCAGGCCATCAGCAAGGGCGAGCGCATGGACTACGCCGTGCAGAAGGCCACCGAGCTGGGCGTTGCACGGATCATCCCGGTGATCACGGCCCGCTGCGTGGTACGGATTGACCGCGAGCGCTGGGAGAAAAAACAGCGCCACTGGCAGGCCGTGGCGGTGGCGGCCAGCGAGCAGTGCGGACGCAACCGGATACCGCCCGTCGCGACGCCCTGCTCACTCGAGCCGGCCCTGGCGCAGGTTGAGGATTCATCCGGCGTTATTTTCGATACCGATGGCGATCATGCGGCCAGCGACCTCCGGCCCGGCGACCGACTCGCGACCCTTATCGGCCCGGAGGGCGGCCTCACCCCCGACGAGATCCGGCGCGTGGCCGACCTCGGCTGGCAGCGTTTGCGCCTTGGCCCGCGGATTTTGCGCAGCGACACCGCCCCCGTGGCGGCACTGGCGGTCATCCAGACCGTGATCGGGGATATGGGATAGCCGCAGGCGGCGGTATAGACTCGGGCGATCAATCACCGACATCCAACCCGGAGCGACTCGAACAATGAACAGATTCACACGGATTACGGCCTCTGTGGCCGCGGCAGCCATGCTTGCGGGCTGCGCCACCACCGATTCGCAGAACGGCCAGAGCGAGCGCAGCAAGACCGGGACCGGCGCGGCCATTGGTGCCGCTGTCGGTGCCGCCGTTGGCGCACTGAGCGGCGATGGCAGCACCAGCCGGCGCGATCGCGCACTGCTGGGCGCCGCTGCCGGAGCAGCCGCGGGTGGCGGTATCGGCGCCTACATGGACCGCCAGGAAGAGGAGTTGCGGAAGAGCACCCAGGGCACCGGTATCGGCGTCGACCGACGCGGTGACGATATCGTGCTCGACATGCCGAGCGAGGTGACCTTCGGCTTCGATTCGAGCTCCCTGACGGCAAATGCGCGCAACGCCCTCAACGACGTGGCCTCGGTACTGCAGGAGTACGCGGCCACACGGGTCAACATCGCCGGCCATACCGACAGCACGGGCGATGCGGACTACAACCAGCGGCTCTCCGAGCGGCGTGCCTCCTCGGTGGGCAACTACCTGGCACAGACCGGTGTTTCCCGTAATCGCCTGAGCATGCGCGGCTATGGCGAGAACCAGCCGATAGCCAGCAACAACACCGAACAGGGACAGGCACGGAACCGTCGGGTGGAAATCACCCTGTCGGCGATCGAGGACCGTTTCGAGCAGCAGTAACACGGAGATGGCAGTAGACGATGAGCTCCAGGATCTCAGCGCATGGGTTCAGCCCGATCCCACGCCCCATTCACCCATCGCCGAACCGACCGGTAAGCGATTTGTTTCGTCTCGTGCCAGCAACACCGGACTGGGTGGAAGAAGATTTTGCAGCGGTCGTGGAAAGCCGCCCTGCAATACGCGGACTCTTTGGCCCGGAGGTGGACTGGCCACCGTTTGACTTGACCATTCAGGAAGATCGCGACGATCTTCGATGGCATGCGGACGAATTTGAGGAAGGCACATCTTTCGCCTTCCTGGTTATCGCCCCTCGTCAACGTCTCTGCAATGGCTGTCTCTACCTGTTCCCGACCCAAAGCCCCGACCACGACATCGAGGCCTATCTATGGATCCGATCCGACTTGGATGGCGTAATCGCCAAGCCGATGGAAGAACAGATCATTGCCTGGGTGACAGATGCATGGCCGTTCCAGCATGTGGCCTGGCCAGGTCGGGACTGTGCGATCGAGGACTGGTATCAACGCGGTTATGCTAACTACTATTCCCGACTGCGAGATTAGCGTCCGTTGCCGATGGTGCACGCAGAATTTCCAGAGAGCGGTCAAGGAACGACTCGATCCGCTCGAGTAGCTCCGGTGACAGAGATACCCGCTTCGATCGCCGATCGGCTGGATCGGTCTCCTGCACTAGAAGCCCCTCCCGAATAGCTCGATCGACGTACTTGACTGCGGTCCGACGACTAACCCTTGGCATGAAATCGTAGAGCTCGGTCTTGCGCGGTGACCGATCTCGAGACAACCACAGGCGGGTAAAGAGATCTGAATAGTGGAGGTCATAATAGGCCTCGCCGCCCACGATCTCACCCCAGGATGCGTCGATGTTCTGCAGTGTCAGCACAAACCAGCAGCGGTCCGAGTCGGAGTACGTCCTTGTCATGGAATCTCGATCGTCCTCTTCTATGTGAGTTGACCTCTCATCCCTTTACAGTGCCGCAGATGGGTGAAACTATAAATGCACTTTTGCATGTATCGGTGTCAATTTGAAACTTGAAATCTTCAGGGCACTCTGGGGAACCGACGGAAACCTGATGAAAGCGGCACAAGAGGCTCTAGATGCCGGTTTTGATGGTATTGAGTCCCCCGCGCCTGAGGATGACCATGGCTATCGTCAGATCATGGATATGCGGGAAAAAACAGGGCTTTTATGGAACGCTGAAATTTGTAGCGGTGGGGGCTATGTACCCCAACGCAACTTGAGCGTTCATGAGCACTTGATGAACCTCCGATCCGCTTTTACTTATCTGAAAGCACTGGAACCCCAACGAATCAATTGTATTGCAGGTCTGGATGCCTGGCCTTCCGACGTTGTCGTTGATTTCTACCAACGCGCACTTGACCTTGCCGATAGCAATGCGTTGAACGTCTTGTTTGAAACGCATCGAAGCCGCCCGATGTTCACACCCTGGGGTACACAGCGGTTGCTGGAAATCCTACCCGAGTTGGAGATTACCGCTGATATCAGCCATTGGTGCGTTGTCAGTGAACGACTAATGGATACAGAGCTGGACATCATCCATGACATTGCCCCACACGTGCGCCATATCCACGCCCGCGTGGGCTACGACCAAGGGCCTCAGGTGCCCCACCCGGCAGCGCCAGAGTACGCAGATGCACTGGCGAGCCATGAATGCTGCTGGACATTATT
The Spiribacter vilamensis DNA segment above includes these coding regions:
- a CDS encoding OmpA family protein yields the protein MNRFTRITASVAAAAMLAGCATTDSQNGQSERSKTGTGAAIGAAVGAAVGALSGDGSTSRRDRALLGAAAGAAAGGGIGAYMDRQEEELRKSTQGTGIGVDRRGDDIVLDMPSEVTFGFDSSSLTANARNALNDVASVLQEYAATRVNIAGHTDSTGDADYNQRLSERRASSVGNYLAQTGVSRNRLSMRGYGENQPIASNNTEQGQARNRRVEITLSAIEDRFEQQ
- a CDS encoding 16S rRNA (uracil(1498)-N(3))-methyltransferase — translated: MDRSSPSTIATEPSTRLHVTGIPPVGEAMDLPETAVRHIQARRLRSGDGLVLFDGTGGEYIATLVTLERRRAHARIDRFLDRDAESPVAVTLLQAISKGERMDYAVQKATELGVARIIPVITARCVVRIDRERWEKKQRHWQAVAVAASEQCGRNRIPPVATPCSLEPALAQVEDSSGVIFDTDGDHAASDLRPGDRLATLIGPEGGLTPDEIRRVADLGWQRLRLGPRILRSDTAPVAALAVIQTVIGDMG
- the tkt gene encoding transketolase; this translates as MPTRRDLANAIRALSMDAVQSAQSGHPGAPMGMADIAEVLWNDFVRHNPANPYWPDRDRFVLSNGHGSMLIYSLLHLTGYDVPMDALRNFRQLESGTPGHPEVGDTPGVETTTGPLGQGLANAVGMALAEHILAGQFNRPGHPLVDHYTYCFLGDGCLMEGISHEACSLAGTLGLGKLVAVYDDNGISIDGKVRDWFTDDTPARFRAYGWHVVEDVDGHDAEAVRAAIETARAVTDRPSLICAKTTIGFGAPNACGTHGVHGAPLGDEEIQASREFLGWTHAPFEIPDAIYDRWDARARGNAAEARWRETLAAYREAHPELAADFERRMAGELPTHFEEHAQAFIEKAQAEGGNDASRKHSQAVLNGFGPHLPELVGGSADLTGSNNTWWKGCSPISAAADGGNYLSYGVREFGMTAIMNGMSLHGGIIPYAGTFLVFSDYARNAIRMAALMGVRSILVYTHDSIGLGEDGPTHQPIEQLPSLRLIPNLDVWRPCDLTETAVAWQMALTRTSGPSAMALSRQKLPHQPRQNDAIEGIRRGGYILREPAVTPQGIVMASGSEVGMAVEAADALEARGYAIRVVSVPCLERFLAEPADYREAVLPAAIGARAAVEAAVPDSWRALVGNEAGLVGLRQFGASAPGNTVYEHMGLTAETVVDALEQQLSQ
- the metK gene encoding methionine adenosyltransferase, with protein sequence MGSQYLFTSESVSEGHPDKVADQISDAILDAILRDDPAARVACETMVKTGMVIVAGEITTSAWIDLEDLVRRRIVDIGYDSAEVGFDGATCAVLNAIGKQSPDINQGVDRESPEEQGAGDQGMMFGYACRETDVLMPAPITYAHRLVKRHSTVRRSGVLPWLRPDAKSQVSFVYEDGKPVAVDTVVLSSQHDDSVSQADLQEAILEEVIRPVIPADWISDRTRFFINPTGQFVIGGPVGDCGLTGRKIIVDTYGGMARHGGGAFSGKDPSKVDRSAAYACRYVAKNIVAAGLADKCEIQVAYAIGVAEPMSISIDTFGTGRVSEARLVELVREHFDLRPYGILRMLDLVRPIYLPTASFGHFGREEETFTWERTDRAESLKEAAGL
- the ahcY gene encoding adenosylhomocysteinase, which encodes MNAVVETKLSGSMIADASLAPFGRREMDIAETEMPGLIALREKYAGEKPLKGARVAGSIHMTIQTAVLIETLEALGAECRWASCNIYSTQDHAAAAIAENGTPVFAYKGESLEDYWEFTHRILEWPNAEPNMILDDGGDATLAVTLGAKAEQDPSVLDNPDSNEERALFAAIRRRLQDNPGFYARTQAAIRGVTEETTTGAKRLYEMQQTGELPFPAMNVNDSVTKTKFDNLYGCRESLVDGLKRATDVMIAGKIAVVAGYGDVGKGCAQSLKALGANVWVTEIDPICALQAAMEGYRVVTMDEAADKGDIFCSATGNYNVINHDHMVAMKNEAIVCNIGHFDNEIDVAGLRQYEWENIKPQVDHIIFPDGKKIILLAEGRLMNLGCATGHPSFVMSASFTNQVLAQMALFNNDGSYENKVYVLPKDLDEEVARLHLDKIGAQLTTLREDQADYIGVTVDGPFKPEHYRY
- a CDS encoding sugar phosphate isomerase/epimerase family protein — protein: MKLEIFRALWGTDGNLMKAAQEALDAGFDGIESPAPEDDHGYRQIMDMREKTGLLWNAEICSGGGYVPQRNLSVHEHLMNLRSAFTYLKALEPQRINCIAGLDAWPSDVVVDFYQRALDLADSNALNVLFETHRSRPMFTPWGTQRLLEILPELEITADISHWCVVSERLMDTELDIIHDIAPHVRHIHARVGYDQGPQVPHPAAPEYADALASHECCWTLFWEAQRASSHDTITMTPEFGIDGYLHHLPFTDVPVADLWSVNQWMANRLRAQFGKWQRASD